In Desulfofustis limnaeus, the genomic stretch TATTGACATGGTTTGCGGTTGTGCCAAAAAGCACTACGAGGAACTGAGCGGTCTCCCGGTTTCGTTGTATCTGGTCGGACCGACAGGCAGGATTCTTTATCGGTCTTAAAGGGCACTGGGCGGAGACGTGATGCATACCATATACGTGGCAGGCCTGGTCGGCGACCACCTCCCCGAACATATCAGGGCCTTGGCAAGCAGTGGTGGAGCCAGTCTGGTGGCCTCGCCGACGATACATGCCCGGGTCAGCGAACAACTCCCGGAGTTCGCCTCTTTTCCCTGGATACCGATCACTCCGTTGGAACCGTGTCTGGAAACCGTGGCAAGGCAGGTGGGTGACGGACCGGTGATCATTCTGGTTACCGGCGATCCCCTGTTCTATGGGGTCGGCAGGATCGTGCAAAAACGGTTTGCCGATCGGCCGGTCGTCTTCCTGCCAACCGTCTCGACCATGCAGCTCTGCTTCGCTCGCTTTGGTATCGCCTGGGACAACGCCGGATTCCTCAGTCTGCACGGGCGTCCTCTTGAGTTGCTGGCGGAACGGTTGCAGGAACAGACCTTGTTTGTGTTCACCGACGCCCGTCATAACGCCACGGTAATAGCCCGCTTTCTGCTGGGACGGATCGGCGAAACGGCAGTTTCCTCATATCTGATGCATGTGGCCGAAAACCTTGCCACCACGCACGAACGGCTCTTTTCCGGAACGCTGGCGGCGGCCGCACAGCAGTCTTTTGGCCAGCCGCATTGTCTGATCGTGCAGAAGGTACACCAGCCGTCCAGCGTACCGCCCTATCGGTTCGGCCTGAAAGAGGAGGACCTGGTCCATAGCCGCGGTCTCATCACCAAAAACGAGATCCGGGCGGCTGTTCTCCATGCTCTGGCCCTGCCCGAGCGCGGTGTCTTGTGGGATATCGGTGCCGGGTCGGGCTCGATCGGCATCGAGGCGGCACGTTTGTTTCCCGCGCTAACGGTCTACGCCGTCGAGCGCAATCCGGCGGAGATAGCCAATATCACCAATAACCGGGAGCGCTTCCAATGTTGGAACCTGGTGCCGGTGCAGGGGACGGCTC encodes the following:
- the cbiE gene encoding precorrin-6y C5,15-methyltransferase (decarboxylating) subunit CbiE; this encodes MHTIYVAGLVGDHLPEHIRALASSGGASLVASPTIHARVSEQLPEFASFPWIPITPLEPCLETVARQVGDGPVIILVTGDPLFYGVGRIVQKRFADRPVVFLPTVSTMQLCFARFGIAWDNAGFLSLHGRPLELLAERLQEQTLFVFTDARHNATVIARFLLGRIGETAVSSYLMHVAENLATTHERLFSGTLAAAAQQSFGQPHCLIVQKVHQPSSVPPYRFGLKEEDLVHSRGLITKNEIRAAVLHALALPERGVLWDIGAGSGSIGIEAARLFPALTVYAVERNPAEIANITNNRERFQCWNLVPVQGTAPSALAGLPRPDRVFVGGSGGNLEILLRYLSETIAAGAIMVVTAVRPETRQVAPALLAGQGCRVSISRVAVSRFDYPALAETRLNPIDIIQAEKRDG